A region of Allocoleopsis franciscana PCC 7113 DNA encodes the following proteins:
- a CDS encoding HEAT repeat domain-containing protein produces the protein MKLQPRARVQGDWVRKALQWVNLRPEEGERTLLMFAFYTATSVGWLWFEYSAVALFLDKYGAERLPLIYIVGAFMVSGLGVLYSWLSGILPMRSVLVTIALLTSVPLLLFRVGLGLDYFDGGIALGTVFLVRLWSDAVEVLNDLNSQVAANQLFNIREIKRTYPIISSGLLVADVVAGFSLPVLLRFMGLYDVIILAAFAMLVGAGTLFYLGQRYNQAFPDLPSRDWEDDESEFAVRSTSGPLQRYIIPLFTFFILAEALYLLVEFQYLSQLEDKLPETSDIAGFLGLFGGIIGLFELTSQWFVSSRAIDRLGVFVAAMLLPASLSVLGLLMLTGAFDVVIGLIRQVIALPELITGLFVGLILLRFIDELLRYTLIAGIEPVLFQPIPEKMRNAVQTSVQGIAEPITTGITGISILTTIWVTKNLFPAMEQLQSQVFIFAIVLFSAIWLLSGYLMRSSYVSLLVQSAEQGRLGFSDVDLRAFKRAVVEELEQPGTEAEKRSCIQLLSQIDPATVGEVLAPLLPRLSTALQRQSLEAMLEYPNPDYLGDVQVLIEQTPPPEVLALALRYVWLTQSELDIRTIKHYMHSGVEPTVRATAAALILRRGTPAEKAEATNTLRRMLTSKREQERVMGTRALGEAEYLQALRLYIPNLLQDESLRVRRALLEVIAATHLEEYYGSLMKGLYYKSTREAARGALVRLKDEAIPLLMELAEDIHKPDLVRLQAWMALGEMGTAQALNQLVQQLMSSWGTTRRNILRILLKMPKDAGIEGVLDQLGRSGIEMLIEQELLFLGQIFAAILDLTSEKSSGEETDLLVGALHNLQTDLLERCFLLMKFLYPISAIQAGAFNVASESRSNVALGLEILDNTLDIPQKRAFLSILDRRSPEEKMACLEEWVPYQPMSPSDRLRRLIEFRHFLPDWSLACCFHLARTAHYSLTPEATLVCLRHPTGFVREAVLAYLREASPRACLDLLPALKNDSDRLVADQAQRILQELGQVS, from the coding sequence ATGAAACTGCAACCTCGTGCTCGTGTTCAGGGTGACTGGGTACGTAAAGCCCTACAGTGGGTCAACCTTCGTCCCGAAGAAGGTGAGCGAACCTTATTGATGTTCGCGTTCTACACAGCAACCTCTGTGGGGTGGCTTTGGTTTGAGTACAGTGCAGTGGCGCTGTTCCTAGACAAATATGGTGCTGAACGATTGCCGTTGATTTATATCGTCGGTGCGTTTATGGTTTCAGGGCTAGGAGTTTTGTACTCCTGGCTTTCGGGCATTTTGCCGATGCGAAGCGTCTTAGTCACGATCGCCCTGTTGACCAGCGTACCTCTGTTACTGTTTCGCGTGGGCTTGGGACTCGACTATTTCGATGGTGGAATCGCTTTGGGGACGGTTTTTCTGGTGCGGTTGTGGTCTGATGCAGTTGAAGTCCTCAATGACCTCAATTCCCAGGTTGCCGCCAATCAGCTATTTAACATCCGAGAGATTAAGCGTACCTACCCGATCATCTCCAGCGGTTTGTTAGTCGCTGACGTCGTCGCCGGCTTCTCCTTACCCGTCCTGCTGCGTTTCATGGGGCTGTACGATGTGATTATTCTCGCAGCTTTTGCCATGTTGGTAGGGGCGGGAACGTTGTTTTATCTCGGTCAGCGCTATAACCAAGCCTTTCCTGACTTGCCCTCGCGAGATTGGGAAGACGATGAGTCTGAATTTGCGGTTCGCAGCACCAGCGGTCCTCTGCAACGCTACATCATCCCTTTATTTACCTTTTTTATCCTGGCAGAAGCCCTGTACCTCTTAGTCGAATTCCAGTATCTCAGTCAACTAGAGGACAAGCTGCCAGAGACTTCAGACATTGCTGGTTTTTTAGGCTTGTTTGGCGGGATTATTGGGCTATTTGAACTCACCTCCCAATGGTTTGTCTCCAGTCGGGCGATTGATCGCTTAGGCGTCTTTGTTGCCGCCATGCTGTTGCCCGCATCGTTATCAGTTTTAGGATTGCTGATGCTGACCGGTGCATTCGACGTTGTGATTGGGTTGATCCGTCAGGTCATTGCGTTACCTGAACTGATTACTGGGCTGTTTGTCGGTCTGATCTTACTCCGGTTTATCGATGAGTTACTGCGCTATACCTTAATCGCTGGCATTGAACCCGTCCTCTTCCAACCCATACCAGAGAAGATGCGAAATGCTGTTCAGACTTCTGTACAGGGTATTGCCGAACCGATCACAACAGGGATCACAGGTATCAGCATCTTGACCACGATTTGGGTGACCAAAAATCTGTTCCCAGCGATGGAACAATTGCAGAGTCAGGTGTTTATCTTTGCGATTGTTCTGTTCTCGGCAATCTGGTTGTTGAGTGGCTACTTGATGCGATCAAGTTATGTGAGTTTGCTCGTGCAGAGTGCAGAACAAGGGCGTCTAGGTTTTTCCGATGTGGACTTACGGGCATTCAAGCGGGCTGTGGTGGAAGAATTGGAGCAGCCTGGGACGGAAGCCGAGAAACGATCTTGCATTCAACTGTTATCTCAAATCGATCCAGCCACCGTGGGCGAAGTCCTCGCTCCTTTATTGCCTCGCTTGTCTACGGCCTTGCAACGCCAGAGTCTAGAGGCCATGTTAGAGTACCCGAACCCCGATTACCTGGGCGACGTTCAAGTCCTAATTGAGCAAACACCACCCCCAGAAGTCTTAGCCTTGGCACTACGCTATGTCTGGTTGACCCAATCCGAACTCGATATTCGTACTATTAAGCATTACATGCATTCTGGTGTGGAGCCAACGGTACGAGCCACTGCCGCCGCTTTAATTTTGCGCCGGGGAACGCCTGCGGAGAAGGCAGAGGCGACGAATACCTTGCGGCGGATGCTCACCTCTAAACGAGAACAAGAACGGGTGATGGGGACACGGGCGCTAGGCGAGGCAGAATATTTGCAGGCGTTGAGGCTTTATATTCCCAATCTCTTGCAAGATGAGTCGTTGCGGGTGCGTCGGGCTTTGTTGGAGGTGATTGCCGCCACTCACTTGGAGGAGTACTATGGCTCTTTGATGAAAGGACTGTACTATAAATCCACCCGTGAAGCGGCGCGTGGGGCATTGGTGCGCCTGAAGGATGAAGCGATTCCCTTACTCATGGAGTTGGCAGAAGATATCCATAAGCCCGATTTGGTGAGATTACAGGCTTGGATGGCTTTGGGTGAGATGGGCACAGCACAAGCCCTCAATCAGTTAGTGCAACAGTTGATGAGCAGTTGGGGGACAACTCGTCGCAATATTCTCCGGATTCTGCTGAAGATGCCGAAGGACGCTGGGATTGAAGGCGTCCTTGACCAATTGGGGCGCAGCGGGATTGAGATGCTCATTGAGCAAGAATTACTGTTTCTGGGTCAGATTTTTGCCGCTATTCTCGATCTAACGAGTGAGAAAAGCTCTGGAGAGGAGACCGATTTGCTCGTCGGGGCGCTACACAATTTGCAAACGGATTTATTAGAACGCTGTTTCTTGTTGATGAAGTTCTTGTACCCGATTAGTGCGATTCAAGCGGGAGCGTTTAATGTAGCTTCGGAATCACGGTCTAATGTGGCATTGGGGTTAGAAATTTTAGATAATACGCTGGATATTCCCCAAAAAAGAGCGTTTTTGTCCATTTTAGACCGCCGTTCTCCGGAAGAGAAGATGGCTTGTTTGGAGGAATGGGTACCTTATCAACCGATGAGTCCGAGCGATCGCCTCCGCAGGTTGATTGAATTTCGTCATTTTCTGCCCGATTGGTCTTTAGCTTGTTGTTTTCATTTAGCCAGAACCGCTCACTACAGTTTGACGCCGGAAGCTACTCTCGTGTGCTTGCGTCATCCGACCGGTTTTGTCCGAGAAGCGGTTTTAGCCTATTTGAGAGAAGCCTCGCCTCGTGCTTGTCTTGATTTGTTACCCGCTTTGAAAAATGACTCAGATCGTTTAGTGGCTGATCAGGCGCAGCGGATACTTCAAGAGTTGGGTCAAGTGAGCTAA
- a CDS encoding iron uptake porin: MNKNSLIRVCEVGLLGLLAGSIHLGAKPAVAGVTDVSAKKQTESKTDHEAHGLAETVDNTSNLGSTQAEPIGLSEQNPNLDLSTAQADASLLRSTLLNPDELEVAPITITEEVQSPSSVTSTLPKSSPRQAEPSKSAKSLAQLSNAQPTNAAATKELAQSNPEPMEQVTQVSQLSDLQVTDSMGQVTNVSQLSDVRPTDWAYEALRSLVERYGCIAGYPDGTFRGNRAMTRYEFAAGLNACLQQIEKLTSGGGSEFATKQDLATLQRLVDEFRPELTTLGSRIDQLEGRVAFLEDHQFSTTTKLSGQAIISAIGASGGAPDGEDGNIILTNRVRLNLVTSFTGKDTLITGLQAYNFGGGVFGGNSLQNTLFPGSTLTSGMSKLSFEPQFPGFDPKDLSMVGTNSVNLYKLLYIFPLANKFTVFAGTAAEVSDAFPAITPFADEGQEAISRFAGYNPVARVSGGTSGTGLASAAGFIWSISDKIDLRALYGSVNANLPGEASDVLPGVSGTPLGAGVFSGSSVVAMQLTVKPTNAIDIGLNYAHSYHEINILGTGLAQSDANALGGVALGTPVNLNSFGATLTWRLTPKVALSTYGAYIFANDSTGDVDASSNFSSWMVGLHFKDLLKEGNAAGLIFGQPLYRVDAGGSAVLAAAGVNRATPYHLEAYYRFQVSKNISITPGAFVLFNPEGNSNNDTTGVGVIRTTFTF, encoded by the coding sequence AACAGACCATGAGGCTCATGGCTTGGCAGAAACAGTCGATAACACTAGTAATTTGGGTTCAACTCAAGCTGAACCCATCGGCTTGAGTGAGCAGAATCCGAATCTTGATCTAAGTACAGCCCAAGCGGATGCGAGCTTATTGCGTTCAACTCTGCTGAATCCCGATGAGCTTGAAGTGGCTCCCATCACGATCACCGAGGAGGTACAATCTCCATCATCTGTCACCTCTACCCTCCCTAAGAGTTCCCCTCGACAGGCAGAACCCTCCAAGTCAGCAAAGTCTCTTGCCCAACTCAGTAATGCTCAACCCACCAATGCAGCAGCTACAAAAGAATTAGCACAGAGCAATCCTGAGCCGATGGAGCAAGTGACTCAGGTTTCCCAACTCAGTGATTTACAAGTTACTGATTCAATGGGACAAGTGACCAACGTTTCCCAGTTGAGTGACGTTCGACCTACAGATTGGGCTTATGAAGCGTTGCGATCGCTCGTTGAACGTTATGGTTGTATTGCAGGCTATCCAGACGGGACATTCCGAGGCAACCGTGCCATGACTCGCTATGAATTTGCGGCGGGTTTGAATGCCTGTTTGCAACAAATTGAGAAATTAACTTCTGGCGGCGGTAGTGAATTTGCGACTAAACAAGATTTAGCCACCTTGCAGCGATTAGTGGATGAGTTCCGTCCCGAACTCACGACTCTAGGGTCACGCATTGATCAATTAGAAGGTCGAGTTGCCTTTCTCGAAGATCATCAATTCTCCACTACAACCAAATTAAGTGGTCAGGCCATCATTTCCGCCATTGGTGCTAGCGGGGGTGCGCCGGATGGCGAGGACGGTAACATCATCCTTACCAATCGGGTGCGACTTAACTTAGTCACCAGTTTTACGGGGAAAGATACCTTAATTACTGGTTTGCAAGCTTATAACTTCGGGGGGGGTGTCTTTGGGGGAAATAGCCTGCAAAATACCTTGTTCCCAGGCTCAACCCTTACCTCAGGGATGAGTAAGCTCAGCTTTGAACCCCAATTTCCTGGCTTTGATCCCAAGGACTTATCAATGGTCGGAACCAATAGCGTTAATTTATACAAGCTACTTTACATCTTCCCCCTTGCCAACAAATTTACGGTGTTTGCTGGCACGGCGGCTGAAGTTTCCGATGCCTTTCCCGCCATTACTCCCTTTGCAGATGAGGGACAAGAAGCGATTTCCCGTTTCGCGGGTTACAACCCCGTAGCACGTGTATCGGGTGGGACTTCGGGGACAGGTTTAGCCTCTGCGGCAGGCTTTATTTGGAGCATTTCTGACAAAATCGACCTCAGAGCCTTGTACGGTAGCGTTAATGCTAACCTGCCCGGTGAGGCTTCGGATGTTCTGCCAGGGGTTTCAGGGACTCCCTTGGGTGCGGGTGTATTTAGCGGTAGTAGCGTTGTTGCGATGCAACTCACGGTTAAACCCACCAACGCCATTGACATTGGATTGAACTATGCCCACAGTTACCACGAAATCAACATCTTGGGCACTGGATTAGCTCAATCGGATGCTAATGCTTTGGGCGGAGTCGCTCTCGGCACTCCCGTAAACCTCAACTCATTTGGTGCAACCCTAACTTGGCGGTTAACACCGAAGGTGGCGTTAAGTACCTATGGGGCATACATCTTTGCGAATGATTCCACAGGTGATGTTGATGCCTCGTCTAACTTCAGCAGTTGGATGGTAGGTTTGCACTTTAAGGACTTGTTGAAAGAGGGGAATGCCGCCGGGCTCATTTTTGGACAGCCACTTTACCGGGTCGATGCAGGTGGGTCTGCGGTGCTGGCGGCGGCTGGCGTCAACAGAGCCACTCCCTACCACCTAGAGGCTTATTATCGCTTTCAGGTGAGTAAGAATATCAGCATTACACCGGGTGCTTTTGTGCTGTTCAATCCGGAAGGAAATAGCAACAATGACACCACCGGGGTGGGTGTTATTCGCACTACATTTACGTTCTAA
- a CDS encoding alpha/beta fold hydrolase gives MTTSVPWQQRVGNQRDWVWRGWQTRYTYIRSPQSLSESTAPIMLLHGFGASIGHWRHNLEVIGQHHTVYALDMLGWGASRKASVEYKIDLWVEQVYEFWQTFIRQPMVLVGNSIGSLVCLAAAAAHPDMVKGIALINLPDFSLEEEMTPPWLRPVVSAVKSVVVSPVVIKSLFYVVRRPPFVRKWVGRAYANPAAITAELVEILAVPAQDRGAAATFSALFKGMTSAEFGPKVKTILPTLNIPLLLMWGRQDRMIPPYLARQFAALNPNLELVELDDAGHCPHDECPDQVNQIILDWLARHCNETKQASDSSLSTTL, from the coding sequence GTGACAACATCTGTGCCTTGGCAGCAACGAGTTGGAAATCAGCGAGACTGGGTTTGGCGAGGCTGGCAGACTCGCTACACCTATATCCGATCCCCGCAATCGCTGAGTGAATCAACAGCCCCAATCATGCTGTTGCATGGATTTGGAGCCTCCATTGGGCATTGGCGTCATAACTTGGAAGTGATTGGTCAGCACCACACGGTTTACGCCTTGGATATGCTGGGGTGGGGGGCATCCCGGAAGGCATCCGTGGAGTATAAGATTGATCTCTGGGTAGAGCAGGTTTATGAGTTTTGGCAGACCTTCATCCGGCAGCCAATGGTATTGGTGGGTAACTCAATTGGCTCCTTAGTTTGTCTCGCCGCAGCGGCAGCTCATCCAGACATGGTTAAAGGAATTGCCCTGATTAATTTACCTGATTTTTCCCTGGAAGAGGAGATGACTCCCCCTTGGTTGCGACCCGTAGTCTCAGCCGTGAAGAGTGTTGTGGTTTCACCCGTCGTGATCAAAAGCCTTTTTTATGTGGTCAGACGCCCACCCTTTGTGCGGAAGTGGGTCGGGCGTGCCTACGCGAACCCCGCCGCTATTACCGCTGAGTTAGTGGAAATCTTAGCCGTTCCAGCCCAAGATCGGGGGGCAGCGGCTACGTTTAGCGCCCTGTTTAAAGGGATGACCTCTGCGGAATTTGGACCCAAGGTCAAAACCATTTTGCCGACCTTAAACATTCCCTTACTGCTGATGTGGGGGCGTCAAGACCGGATGATTCCCCCTTATTTGGCGCGTCAGTTTGCTGCCCTCAACCCGAATTTGGAATTGGTGGAATTAGATGATGCGGGTCATTGTCCCCACGATGAATGTCCAGATCAAGTCAATCAAATTATCTTAGACTGGCTGGCACGTCATTGTAATGAGACAAAACAGGCTAGCGATTCGTCTTTATCTACGACTCTGTAA
- the infC gene encoding translation initiation factor IF-3 produces the protein MTPVNENRRQRDLPPINERIRFPNIRVIDTDGGQLGIITPQEALRIAEEKELDLVLVSDKADPPVCRIMDYGKYKFEQEKKAREARKKQHTADVKEVKMRYKIEEHDYQVRVNQAERFLKSGDKVKATITFRGREIQHSDLAEDLLKRMAMDLEELAEVQQLPKREGRNMMMLLSPKK, from the coding sequence CTGACGCCAGTGAATGAAAATAGACGCCAACGCGATTTACCCCCAATTAACGAAAGAATCCGGTTCCCTAACATTCGAGTCATCGATACGGATGGGGGACAACTGGGGATAATCACGCCTCAAGAAGCTTTACGCATCGCCGAGGAAAAAGAGTTGGATCTCGTCTTGGTGAGCGACAAGGCCGATCCGCCGGTCTGTCGCATCATGGACTATGGCAAGTATAAATTTGAGCAGGAGAAAAAAGCCCGCGAGGCCAGGAAAAAGCAGCACACTGCCGATGTCAAAGAAGTCAAGATGCGCTACAAAATTGAGGAGCATGATTACCAAGTGCGCGTCAATCAAGCAGAGCGCTTTCTCAAATCTGGCGATAAGGTCAAAGCCACTATTACCTTCAGAGGTCGAGAAATTCAACACAGTGACTTAGCTGAAGACTTGCTCAAGCGGATGGCGATGGATTTGGAAGAGTTGGCGGAAGTGCAGCAATTACCAAAGCGGGAAGGTCGTAATATGATGATGCTACTTTCTCCTAAAAAATAA
- a CDS encoding Crp/Fnr family transcriptional regulator, whose amino-acid sequence MLTSVERLLFIRAVPIFQELRDDFLVRLASVMDELSFPADHTIFTQGQEGRSLYIVVKGLVRVHIGDRDLAQLKEGACFGEMSLFDAEPRSASVTTIEPCECLMLTQLQLYDAIDETPGIAINIIRLLSRRIRELNSKVNAYEAKSSAPDFTRAGSNLSG is encoded by the coding sequence ATGTTAACCAGCGTTGAGCGTTTATTGTTTATCAGAGCCGTCCCGATTTTTCAGGAACTCCGGGACGATTTTTTAGTGCGTCTTGCTTCGGTGATGGATGAATTATCATTCCCCGCCGATCATACGATTTTCACCCAAGGACAGGAGGGGCGATCGCTTTATATTGTGGTCAAAGGTTTAGTCCGAGTTCACATCGGCGATCGCGATTTAGCACAGCTCAAGGAAGGAGCCTGTTTCGGGGAGATGTCGTTATTCGATGCCGAACCCCGTTCTGCTTCCGTAACGACGATAGAACCCTGTGAATGTCTGATGCTGACGCAGTTACAACTATATGATGCGATCGATGAGACGCCGGGAATTGCGATTAATATTATTCGCCTGCTGTCTCGTCGCATTCGTGAACTGAATAGTAAGGTAAATGCTTACGAGGCGAAAAGTTCGGCACCAGATTTTACGAGGGCGGGAAGCAATTTATCCGGATAA
- a CDS encoding GAF domain-containing protein has product MKDLSSLDIQQVLAKTVNEAPNLDAALNSLLNNICEFTRWDYGEVWMPCQEGTILELYSAFYITPYRSNAQIDALEKFHICTKGFTFPSGIGLPGRVWASQQPEWLPDACAVSEGVFLRNQIAKAFGVKTGFGIPVVGSDRILAVLVFFMLDTHEENQELIDFLATIATQMGGKLEKLL; this is encoded by the coding sequence ATGAAAGATTTATCGTCGTTAGATATACAGCAAGTTCTAGCTAAGACTGTTAACGAGGCACCCAATCTTGACGCTGCACTCAATAGCCTGCTGAATAACATCTGTGAATTTACACGCTGGGATTATGGTGAGGTATGGATGCCTTGCCAAGAAGGCACAATTTTAGAACTATACTCAGCCTTTTACATTACTCCCTACAGAAGCAATGCCCAAATAGATGCCTTAGAAAAGTTTCATATCTGTACAAAAGGATTTACCTTTCCATCTGGTATCGGTTTACCAGGGAGAGTGTGGGCATCCCAACAACCTGAGTGGCTCCCCGATGCCTGTGCTGTATCAGAAGGAGTCTTTTTGCGGAATCAAATTGCCAAAGCGTTTGGCGTAAAAACTGGGTTTGGCATTCCTGTTGTTGGAAGCGATCGCATACTAGCCGTTCTCGTCTTTTTTATGCTAGATACCCATGAAGAAAATCAAGAATTGATAGACTTTTTGGCAACAATCGCCACGCAAATGGGTGGAAAACTAGAAAAATTACTCTAA
- a CDS encoding alpha/beta hydrolase, whose amino-acid sequence MINSPDFVLFAQHGWADDSKAIASLARSLATPKTLIVAPDLGWIKTWIRIDPLIQKLEQLFLETIARYPKTPIRIIGHSMGGLIWLEVLSRHPEWWSQVHSLILIASPIGGADLARIFDPLGIGIGMARDLGINRREMAELIATAIPILIIAGDIDNGSDGTITIETTKFSGAKKFICLPALSHAVLKNHPEVVATIQNFWNNPQIPVDDRGTDFSTRLIQQLRLVPGITDAHRRDFYHSRVYIRFHNGITIRTWRNPLQVEHVFIGNNEGQCLYGGFVGWLHADGLRKTIEDIKKQYHDLCSAKVH is encoded by the coding sequence GTGATTAATTCCCCTGATTTTGTTTTATTTGCCCAACACGGATGGGCAGATGACAGTAAAGCGATCGCTTCCCTAGCGCGTTCTCTTGCCACACCAAAAACTTTAATTGTGGCACCAGACTTAGGCTGGATAAAAACCTGGATTAGGATTGACCCCCTGATTCAGAAATTAGAACAACTTTTCCTAGAAACCATTGCCAGATATCCCAAAACACCGATCAGAATTATCGGTCATTCAATGGGTGGCTTAATCTGGCTAGAAGTCCTCAGCCGTCACCCGGAATGGTGGTCGCAGGTACACTCATTAATACTCATTGCGTCTCCCATTGGTGGTGCAGATTTAGCACGAATTTTCGACCCTCTGGGAATCGGCATCGGTATGGCACGCGATTTAGGCATCAATCGTCGGGAGATGGCTGAGTTAATTGCCACAGCTATTCCTATATTGATCATCGCTGGCGATATTGATAATGGCAGCGACGGCACAATTACGATAGAAACGACCAAGTTTTCAGGAGCCAAGAAGTTTATCTGCTTACCCGCTTTATCTCATGCCGTTCTCAAAAATCACCCGGAGGTTGTAGCAACAATTCAGAATTTTTGGAATAACCCACAAATACCTGTAGATGATCGAGGAACCGATTTCAGTACTCGATTAATTCAGCAGTTACGCTTAGTTCCAGGGATAACTGATGCACATCGACGAGATTTCTATCACTCAAGAGTCTATATAAGGTTCCACAACGGAATTACAATTCGTACCTGGAGAAATCCTTTACAAGTGGAGCATGTCTTTATTGGTAACAACGAGGGACAATGCCTCTACGGCGGCTTTGTGGGTTGGCTTCATGCTGATGGCTTACGTAAGACCATTGAGGATATCAAGAAACAGTATCATGACTTGTGTTCAGCCAAAGTTCATTAG